From Microbacterium sp. CGR2:
CGGGTTGGCGGAGCATAGCATGACGTCATGAGCGAATCTCCGACCCCTGCTTTTGTTGTTGGTGAAGTGGTACAGACTACTTACGGCGCCGAGTCGGGTTGGGTTGGACGTGTTGGCACTGAGTTTTTCGGCGTGTACTTCGACTACGAGTCGGACGAGTCCGGCGCCTACTCGCTTCTGGTCGGAGTCGGCGCTGACTCCGACGAAGACGCTCCTGATGGAGCGTCCAGTGTGGGACTGGACCAGGGGCGTCGGGTGGCGTTCCCTGCTGCGGGTCCGATGCCGGCGGGAATCGTCGAGGCGTGGGGACGCGTCTGGTCAGCGAGCACTTCTGGAGAACTCAGCCGAGCATTCACAACGGATATCGAAGTGCACCGACCGGACGGTTCGGCCGAAATTCTTATCGCGGCCAGTTAGAGCGCGTGTAGGCTAGCGCCTTGGTCCAGGCGATGGTGGCGTTGAGGGTGACGGCGGCGCGGTAGACGATGGCGTGTTTGTCGTAGCGAGCGGCAAGGCCGCCATTGCTTGAGGTGGCAGTACTGGCGCTCGATCACGTTGCGGTTCTTGTAGTCGGCGGCGTCGAGCTTGACCGGGCGGCCGCCGCGCGAGCCGCGGCGCCTGCGGTGACCCTTCTGATCGTCGGGCTCGGGGATCCCAGCCTTGATGCCGCGGGAGCGGAGATGGCCGCGGATCTCCCGCGACGAGTCCGCCTTGTCGCCGCGGGCTGCGTCTGCTCGGGTGCGCGGCCGACCCTTCTCGCGCCCGACGCGCAGCTGATCCATCAACGGGAGGAACATCGGCGAGTCGCCGGCCTTCCTCGGTGTGATGGGCGTGACCAGCGGGAGCCCTTTGCCATCGACGAGCTGATGGATCTTCGTCGATAGGCCGCCTCTGGAGCGGCCGAT
This genomic window contains:
- a CDS encoding GyrI-like domain-containing protein, producing the protein MSESPTPAFVVGEVVQTTYGAESGWVGRVGTEFFGVYFDYESDESGAYSLLVGVGADSDEDAPDGASSVGLDQGRRVAFPAAGPMPAGIVEAWGRVWSASTSGELSRAFTTDIEVHRPDGSAEILIAAS